CGACTTCCAAAACCAGCTTCCAGGCCTCGTCCTCTCCTACGGCTTCTACCTGACCAGGATTCAGAGAACCAACCGTCAGCCCCGTTTCTTCTGCCAGATGGAAGAGGGTTTGGTAGAGCAAAGGGAGCGCTTCCTCCTGGAGGGGAGGCTTGGCTAGGGCCTTGGGGAGGCGTTGGGTAAGGATTTCCACTTCTTTTTCTAGGGTCAAGACCTGCACTCTGGCTTCGTGGTAGTCCCGGTAGGCGGAGAATAGCTTGTTTGTACTCCAAAGGAGTATCGCCAAGGGCAGGATAAGCCAAAGCCAAATGGGGAGCTTCATCGGCGCAGGACTCGGGAGAGATCAAAGAGAGGCAAATATAGGGCTAAGGCGACCAGGAGCATTATACCCCCGAGAACCACGGTGAGGGCGGGCTCAATGCTGGAGGATAGCCGCTTCACCCCGTAATCCACCTCCCGCTCTAGGTGAAAAGCTGCTTGGTAAAGCATTCGGTCTAGGCTTCCTGCCTCCTCTCCCACCAGGGCTAGGCGCACCAAGATGGGCAGGAAAAGCGGTTCGCGACCCATGGCGGCACTCAGGGACTCCCCCCGCACCACCCGCTCCAGGACCCGGTCCAAGGCCTCGGCTAAGGCGGCGTTGCCCAGGGTGTTGCGGGTGGCCTCGAGGGCCTGGGTGATGAGCACCCCACCTTCGTAGAGGGTGGCTAGGGTGCGAGCGAAGCGGGCCATGGCCGCTTTGTGGAGGACCAGCCCCACCAGGGGAAGCCGCAGGAGGAGCCCGTCCATGAGCTTTGCCCCCCCGGGGGTCTTATGGTAGGCCCTGAGGAAATAGCCGAGGGCGATAAGGAGGAGGAAGAGCCAAGAGCCGTTTTGTCGTACAAAGAGGGAAGTGCCGATGAGGAAACGGGTGGGCCAGGGCAGCTCTGCTCCTGCTGCTCCGTAGAGCCGGGCGAAGACCGGGATGACGAAGAGAAGGAGAACCGTGACCACCAGCAGTAAAACCGCCACC
The window above is part of the Calidithermus timidus DSM 17022 genome. Proteins encoded here:
- the pilO gene encoding type 4a pilus biogenesis protein PilO, with protein sequence MKLPIWLWLILPLAILLWSTNKLFSAYRDYHEARVQVLTLEKEVEILTQRLPKALAKPPLQEEALPLLYQTLFHLAEETGLTVGSLNPGQVEAVGEDEAWKLVLEVEGSYYGIVTYLKTLSSLDKPLWVERYALTPLQATQGKRLLLSLTLRIRAASEQAKPPLP
- a CDS encoding type II secretion system F family protein, whose protein sequence is MRFSYEATDGKGERIYRGVLEAENPQGARRRLREMGLYPLRLERLRRPARGRVPLPELVLFMEEFATLVGAGVPVAQALHTLSLESRHPLLKEAARGVRERVEGGESLAQAMGHYPRVFSPLVRALVGAAEVGGALEVVLRRIAEYLDKSHDLREKVRTALLYPSFVVAVLLLVVTVLLLFVIPVFARLYGAAGAELPWPTRFLIGTSLFVRQNGSWLFLLLIALGYFLRAYHKTPGGAKLMDGLLLRLPLVGLVLHKAAMARFARTLATLYEGGVLITQALEATRNTLGNAALAEALDRVLERVVRGESLSAAMGREPLFLPILVRLALVGEEAGSLDRMLYQAAFHLEREVDYGVKRLSSSIEPALTVVLGGIMLLVALALYLPLFDLSRVLRR